One Phyllobacterium sp. T1293 DNA window includes the following coding sequences:
- a CDS encoding enoyl-CoA hydratase-related protein has product MENYIQTEVKDGYAILTLTRPDARNALNTSMLKQLAESLQRFDRDPEIRTIILTGADGNFASGADIGEIADKTAVDGVHDLRLHSWEAIARVRKPLIAAVEGYCLGGGFELAQRCDLIVTADNATFGQPEIRLGLIPGAGGIQRLTSLLGKSRAMRLLLTGETINGAEAFEWGIASHKTTPGICLATAEEIAAKLAKGATLAQQFVKQAVLTATEDHNALALERRSFELLLSTDDKAEGIAAFRAKRQADFRGR; this is encoded by the coding sequence ATGGAAAACTATATCCAAACCGAGGTGAAGGATGGTTATGCCATCCTGACACTGACGCGCCCCGATGCACGCAATGCGCTCAACACCAGTATGCTCAAGCAATTGGCCGAGAGCCTCCAGCGCTTTGATCGCGATCCAGAGATTCGCACGATCATTCTGACGGGCGCCGATGGCAATTTCGCTTCCGGCGCTGATATTGGCGAGATTGCCGACAAGACGGCCGTCGACGGCGTACACGATCTGAGGCTGCATTCATGGGAAGCCATCGCAAGGGTGCGCAAACCGCTGATTGCAGCTGTCGAAGGCTATTGTCTTGGTGGCGGCTTTGAACTGGCGCAGCGTTGCGATCTGATCGTAACCGCCGACAATGCAACATTCGGGCAACCGGAAATCCGGCTTGGCCTTATTCCGGGCGCGGGTGGGATTCAGCGGCTAACATCTCTCCTGGGGAAATCCCGCGCCATGCGCCTGCTGCTAACCGGCGAGACGATCAACGGCGCGGAGGCTTTCGAATGGGGTATAGCATCCCACAAGACCACGCCGGGAATATGCCTTGCAACCGCCGAAGAGATTGCGGCAAAACTTGCCAAAGGTGCAACGCTTGCCCAGCAATTCGTCAAGCAGGCGGTGTTGACAGCCACCGAAGACCACAACGCTTTGGCATTGGAGCGTCGATCCTTCGAACTCCTGCTTTCCACCGATGACAAGGCCGAGGGCATCGCCGCATTCCGTGCCAAACGCCAAGCTGACTTCAGGGGGCGCTAA
- a CDS encoding bifunctional salicylyl-CoA 5-hydroxylase/oxidoreductase — MKIACLGGGPAGLYFAISMKLRDPSHDITVIERNKPDDTFGWGVVLSSETLANLAANDPVSADAIRAHFAYWDDIAVHFKQTETVSTGHGFCGIGRKKLLMLLQDRARELGVNLQFETPVEDIPALAKTYDLVVAADGLNSRTRAVFAEHFKPEVDTRKCKFVWLGTHQKFDNAFTFIFEETEHGWVWAHAYQFDGDTATFIVECSQETWDKFGFGSMNQQESIAVCERIFAKYLGGHALMTNANHIRGSAWISFPRVLCEKWSFDNVVLLGDAAATAHFSIGSGTKLALESAIALANYLHAEKSIADAFAKYEDERRLQVLRLQSAARNSLEWFEEVERYFELDPVQFNYSLLTRSQRISHENLRLRDRDWLGSAEGWFQEKAGAKKGMRRAPMFAPFKLRDMTLENRIVVSPMAQYKAVDGTPTDWHLVHYGERAKGGAGLVTIEMTCVSPEGRITPGCTGMYAPEHEQAWKRIVDFVHAETEAKISCQLGHSGAKGSTRVGWEGTDVPLPDGNWPVLSASDLAWSPDNQTPTAMTRADMDRVRDQFVASAEMAERAGFDMLEIHAAHGYLLSSFITPVMNNRTDEYGGSLENRMRYPLEIFRAVRLVWPSAKPISMRISANDWMGDKGITPQDAVEIARMLQEAGVDICDVSAGQTSVDAKPVYGRMFQTPFSDRIRNETGMATMAVGNIYEPDHANSILLAGRADLVCLARPHLADPYWTLHAAVALGDKGVSWPKPYYPGRDQIYRLAERAEVIAPIEGA, encoded by the coding sequence ATGAAGATCGCCTGCCTTGGAGGAGGACCCGCCGGTCTCTATTTCGCGATCAGCATGAAGCTGCGCGATCCCAGCCACGACATCACCGTGATCGAGCGTAACAAGCCTGATGACACATTCGGCTGGGGCGTCGTGCTTTCAAGCGAGACATTGGCCAACCTTGCCGCCAACGACCCGGTGAGTGCTGACGCGATCCGCGCACACTTTGCCTATTGGGATGATATCGCCGTTCACTTCAAGCAGACCGAAACCGTTTCAACCGGACACGGCTTTTGCGGTATCGGGCGCAAGAAACTGCTGATGCTTCTGCAGGATCGTGCCCGTGAACTCGGTGTAAACCTGCAATTTGAAACGCCTGTTGAAGATATCCCGGCGCTGGCGAAGACTTATGATCTGGTCGTTGCTGCCGATGGCCTGAACTCGCGCACCCGCGCGGTCTTTGCCGAACATTTCAAACCCGAAGTTGATACGCGCAAATGCAAATTTGTCTGGCTTGGTACACACCAGAAGTTCGACAACGCGTTCACCTTTATTTTCGAGGAAACCGAGCACGGCTGGGTCTGGGCGCATGCCTATCAGTTTGACGGCGATACGGCGACGTTCATTGTCGAGTGTAGTCAGGAGACATGGGACAAGTTCGGCTTTGGCAGCATGAACCAGCAGGAGTCGATTGCAGTCTGCGAGCGGATATTTGCCAAATATCTTGGTGGTCATGCGTTGATGACCAATGCCAATCACATTCGCGGCTCCGCGTGGATCAGTTTTCCGCGCGTTCTGTGTGAAAAATGGTCTTTTGACAATGTGGTGCTGCTGGGCGATGCGGCAGCCACGGCGCATTTCTCCATTGGTTCGGGCACAAAACTGGCGCTGGAAAGTGCGATTGCCCTTGCCAACTATCTCCATGCGGAAAAATCCATTGCGGACGCCTTTGCCAAATATGAGGATGAGCGGCGCTTGCAGGTGCTGCGTCTGCAATCTGCGGCGCGCAATTCGCTTGAGTGGTTCGAAGAAGTCGAGCGCTATTTCGAGCTTGATCCGGTGCAGTTCAACTATTCACTGCTCACCCGCTCGCAGCGCATCAGTCACGAGAATTTGCGCCTGCGTGACCGCGACTGGCTGGGAAGTGCGGAAGGCTGGTTTCAGGAAAAGGCCGGTGCAAAAAAGGGAATGCGCCGCGCGCCAATGTTTGCGCCGTTCAAACTGCGCGACATGACGCTGGAAAACCGCATCGTCGTCTCGCCAATGGCGCAGTACAAGGCCGTCGATGGCACGCCCACCGACTGGCACCTCGTGCATTATGGCGAGCGCGCCAAGGGCGGTGCTGGCCTCGTAACCATTGAGATGACCTGTGTCAGCCCGGAGGGGCGGATCACCCCCGGTTGCACCGGCATGTATGCGCCCGAACATGAACAGGCATGGAAGCGGATTGTCGATTTTGTCCACGCGGAAACCGAGGCGAAAATCAGCTGCCAGCTTGGCCATTCCGGCGCAAAGGGATCGACACGCGTCGGCTGGGAGGGAACGGATGTGCCTTTGCCCGACGGCAACTGGCCGGTGCTTTCCGCGTCTGATCTGGCTTGGTCTCCCGACAATCAGACACCCACGGCAATGACCCGCGCCGACATGGATCGTGTGCGTGACCAGTTCGTAGCTTCGGCTGAAATGGCCGAGAGAGCCGGTTTTGACATGCTGGAAATCCATGCGGCGCATGGTTATTTGCTCTCGTCGTTCATTACCCCCGTGATGAACAATCGCACGGATGAATATGGCGGTTCGCTGGAAAACCGCATGCGCTATCCCCTCGAAATTTTCCGGGCGGTTCGTCTCGTCTGGCCATCGGCAAAGCCCATTTCGATGCGCATTTCCGCCAATGACTGGATGGGGGATAAAGGCATCACACCGCAGGATGCCGTTGAGATCGCGCGCATGTTGCAAGAGGCCGGTGTCGATATCTGCGATGTCTCGGCGGGCCAGACATCAGTCGATGCCAAGCCCGTCTATGGCCGCATGTTCCAGACCCCGTTCTCGGACCGCATCCGCAACGAAACGGGCATGGCGACCATGGCTGTCGGCAATATTTACGAACCCGATCATGCCAACTCGATCCTGCTCGCCGGACGTGCCGATCTTGTCTGTCTTGCCCGCCCGCATCTGGCTGATCCCTATTGGACTTTACATGCGGCGGTGGCGCTGGGTGATAAGGGCGTGAGCTGGCCAAAACCCTATTATCCCGGACGTGATCAAATCTACCGTCTGGCGGAGCGCGCCGAAGTCATCGCTCCCATTGAGGGCGCTTAA
- a CDS encoding SDR family NAD(P)-dependent oxidoreductase, with translation MEQSLAGKIALVTGGGSGVGAAIALALAGEGAHVVIAGRRIEALNQIAAQSKQIIPFAVDVTDEKSSRLLFERIQSETGSLDIAIANAGSATSTPFQKLDLKTWQSQIDLNLTGVFLTFQHGLSAMLAKNNGRLIAIASTAGLKGYPYVAAYAAAKHGVIGLVQSLALELAKTGITVNAVCPGFTETPMLERSIETIMQKTGKSRDEAVAALVASNPQKRLIQPQEIAQTVLWLCGAHSGSITGQAISISGGEV, from the coding sequence ATGGAACAGTCGCTCGCAGGTAAGATTGCATTGGTCACCGGTGGCGGTTCGGGCGTCGGAGCAGCCATAGCGCTTGCACTGGCGGGCGAAGGCGCACATGTTGTGATTGCGGGCCGTCGCATCGAAGCGCTCAATCAAATTGCAGCGCAATCAAAACAGATCATTCCCTTCGCTGTGGATGTAACCGATGAGAAATCCTCCCGGCTCCTGTTTGAGCGTATCCAGAGCGAAACGGGTTCGCTCGATATTGCGATTGCCAATGCGGGTTCGGCAACAAGCACACCCTTCCAGAAGCTGGATCTGAAAACATGGCAAAGCCAGATTGATCTCAATCTGACCGGTGTTTTCCTGACCTTCCAGCATGGGCTCTCTGCCATGCTGGCGAAAAATAATGGGCGGCTGATTGCCATAGCCTCGACGGCTGGTTTGAAGGGCTATCCCTATGTGGCTGCTTATGCCGCGGCCAAGCATGGTGTTATCGGGCTTGTTCAATCATTGGCGCTGGAACTGGCGAAAACCGGTATTACCGTCAACGCTGTTTGTCCGGGGTTCACCGAAACGCCAATGCTTGAACGGTCTATCGAGACCATCATGCAAAAGACCGGCAAAAGCCGCGACGAGGCAGTCGCCGCACTTGTGGCATCCAATCCGCAGAAACGGCTGATCCAACCGCAGGAGATTGCGCAGACAGTGCTTTGGCTGTGCGGTGCGCATTCCGGCTCGATCACCGGACAGGCCATATCCATTTCAGGAGGCGAAGTATGA
- a CDS encoding MarR family winged helix-turn-helix transcriptional regulator, producing MSSKNNPSASRKTEPEQVKQSLRVWLKMLKATKHVEAVVRENLRVEFDTTLPRFDVMAALYRFEEGLKMSELSSALRVSNGNVTGIIERLVSDGAVLRVPVAGDKRAMLVRLTQRGRDEFAKMAAAHELWINEIFGSLPGDVTAGLLATLDTIEHAQGLHSGEEHDA from the coding sequence ATGAGCAGCAAGAACAATCCTTCCGCCTCCCGCAAAACAGAACCTGAACAGGTGAAGCAGAGCCTGCGCGTCTGGCTGAAAATGCTGAAAGCCACCAAGCATGTCGAAGCGGTTGTCCGCGAGAACCTACGGGTTGAATTCGATACGACCTTGCCGCGTTTCGACGTTATGGCCGCGCTCTATCGGTTCGAAGAAGGGTTGAAGATGAGCGAGCTTTCTTCGGCGTTGAGAGTCTCAAACGGCAATGTCACCGGCATTATCGAGCGGCTTGTCTCGGATGGCGCTGTGCTGCGGGTGCCGGTTGCTGGCGACAAACGCGCCATGCTGGTGCGGCTGACGCAGCGCGGCAGGGATGAGTTTGCCAAAATGGCGGCAGCGCATGAACTCTGGATCAATGAGATTTTCGGCAGCCTGCCTGGAGATGTGACAGCCGGACTTCTCGCTACGCTGGATACAATCGAACATGCGCAGGGCTTGCATAGCGGGGAGGAACACGATGCGTGA
- a CDS encoding enoyl-CoA hydratase family protein, whose protein sequence is MREMANYKATHFKWSVTDGIAVISLDRPERKNPLTFDSYAELRDCFRALVYADDIKAVVFGSNGGNFCSGGDVHDIIGPLLKMDMKSLLEFTRMTGDLVKAIMHCGKPVIAAVDGVCVGAGAIIAMASDLRLATPVAKTAFLFTRVGLAGCDMGACAILPRIIGQGRAADLLYTGRSMSAEEGERWGFYNRIVDAQTLDEEAFKLAKRLADGPTFGHMMTKTMLNQEWSMSIDQAIEAEAQAQALCMQTQDFQRAYDAFVAHQTPVFKGD, encoded by the coding sequence ATGCGTGAGATGGCAAATTATAAGGCCACCCATTTTAAATGGAGCGTGACCGATGGTATTGCAGTCATTTCGCTTGATCGCCCGGAGCGCAAGAACCCGCTGACTTTCGACAGCTATGCGGAACTGCGCGACTGTTTTCGTGCGCTTGTCTATGCGGATGACATCAAGGCGGTGGTTTTCGGCTCCAATGGCGGCAATTTCTGCTCCGGCGGCGATGTCCATGACATTATTGGCCCGCTTTTGAAGATGGACATGAAAAGCCTTTTGGAGTTCACCCGGATGACCGGTGATCTGGTCAAGGCGATCATGCATTGCGGCAAGCCTGTTATTGCCGCCGTCGATGGTGTCTGTGTGGGTGCGGGGGCGATCATTGCCATGGCATCAGACCTGCGCCTTGCCACACCTGTCGCCAAAACCGCGTTTCTGTTTACCCGTGTTGGCCTTGCTGGCTGCGATATGGGTGCCTGTGCGATCCTGCCGCGCATTATCGGGCAGGGCCGGGCTGCCGACCTGCTTTACACCGGACGCAGCATGTCCGCCGAAGAAGGCGAGCGCTGGGGTTTTTACAACCGGATTGTCGATGCGCAAACGCTGGATGAGGAAGCCTTCAAACTGGCAAAACGCCTCGCCGATGGCCCGACATTTGGTCATATGATGACCAAGACCATGCTCAATCAGGAATGGTCCATGTCCATCGATCAGGCTATCGAGGCGGAAGCGCAGGCCCAGGCGCTTTGCATGCAGACGCAGGATTTCCAGCGGGCCTATGATGCCTTCGTCGCGCATCAGACCCCAGTCTTCAAGGGCGATTGA
- a CDS encoding acyl-CoA dehydrogenase family protein yields MIDRSFLSWPFFEDVHRQLADVVEAWAVANTGHIDHENTDDACRSLVAKLGEAGLLRHTAVDPDATGKLDVRSLCIIRETLARHDGLADFAFAMQGLGTGALSLFGTDEQKQFWLTKTRSGKALSAFALSEPQSGSDVANLELSAVRDGDVFVLNGEKTWISNGGIADVYTVFARTGEGEGAKGISAFIVPADTPGLIIAERLEVIAPHPLARLVFDNCRIPAAALIGSPGQGFRIAMSVLDVFRSTVAAAALGFAHRALDEAVSRANGRHLFGAPMSDLQMVQGHIADMAVDIDAAALLVYRAAWLKDSGAERVSREAAMAKLYATDRAQSVIDKAVQIHGGDGVRKGSVVERLYREIRALRIYEGASDVQKIIIARHELARG; encoded by the coding sequence ATGATTGATCGCAGCTTTCTGTCATGGCCGTTTTTCGAGGATGTGCATCGCCAGCTCGCCGATGTGGTGGAAGCATGGGCGGTCGCCAATACGGGCCATATTGATCACGAGAACACCGATGACGCCTGTCGAAGTCTTGTCGCAAAGCTTGGAGAAGCCGGGCTGCTCAGGCATACGGCGGTTGATCCTGATGCCACAGGCAAGCTTGATGTGCGCAGCCTGTGCATCATTCGCGAGACTTTGGCGCGGCATGATGGGCTGGCCGATTTCGCCTTTGCCATGCAGGGACTTGGCACCGGCGCGCTGTCCCTGTTCGGCACAGATGAGCAAAAGCAATTCTGGCTGACGAAAACCCGCTCTGGTAAAGCGCTCTCCGCCTTCGCGCTCAGCGAGCCTCAATCCGGCTCCGATGTGGCCAATCTGGAATTGTCCGCAGTGCGCGACGGTGACGTTTTTGTGCTCAATGGCGAGAAGACATGGATTTCCAATGGCGGGATTGCCGATGTCTATACGGTCTTTGCGCGAACAGGCGAAGGCGAGGGCGCCAAGGGCATTTCGGCCTTTATCGTGCCTGCCGACACGCCGGGGCTGATCATTGCCGAGCGTCTCGAAGTAATCGCGCCGCATCCGTTGGCGCGACTGGTTTTTGACAATTGCCGGATACCAGCCGCCGCTTTAATCGGCTCGCCCGGTCAGGGCTTCCGCATTGCCATGTCGGTGCTTGATGTTTTCCGGTCCACTGTTGCTGCGGCAGCGCTGGGCTTTGCCCACCGGGCATTGGATGAAGCGGTCAGCCGTGCCAATGGTCGTCATCTCTTCGGTGCGCCGATGTCCGACCTGCAAATGGTGCAGGGGCATATCGCCGATATGGCTGTTGATATCGATGCGGCGGCGCTGCTCGTCTACCGGGCGGCGTGGCTCAAGGACAGCGGCGCCGAACGGGTCAGCCGGGAAGCCGCCATGGCCAAGCTTTATGCCACCGACCGGGCGCAAAGCGTGATCGACAAGGCTGTTCAGATTCACGGTGGAGATGGCGTTCGCAAAGGCAGTGTTGTCGAGCGCCTTTACCGGGAAATCAGGGCATTGCGCATCTATGAAGGTGCGTCGGACGTTCAAAAAATAATCATCGCAAGGCATGAACTTGCAAGGGGATAA
- a CDS encoding AMP-binding protein has translation MLGPSAHTDHFTRDNLPPFEEWPELLMENFQYPEWLNAAVELTDAMVAKGFGDNTALIGNGRRRTYKELTDWTNRIAHALVENYGVEPGNRVLIRSANNPAMVACWLAATKVGAVVVNTMPMLRVGELTQIVDKAEISLALCDTRLLEDMESCAKSSKFLKKVVGFDGTANHEAELDRIALDKPVRFEAVKTGRDDVALLGFTSGTTGEPKATMHFHRDLLIIADGYAKEVLGVRPDDIFVGSPPLAFTFGLGGLAIFPLRFGAAATLLEQATPPKMIDIIETYKATISFTAPTAYRVMLQAMNEGADLSSLRIAVSAGETLPAPIYEAWMQKTGKPLLDGIGATEMLHIFISNRLEDSGPGKTGKPVSGYQAVIVDEEMKEVPHGEIGRLAVRGPIGCRYLADKRQKNYVRDGWNLTGDSFFQDEDGYFHFAARSDDMIISAGYNIAGPEVEAALLAHPDVSECAVIGAPDETRGQIVQAHVVLRADVAATDETVKRLQDHVKQVIAPYKYPRSIKFLDALPKTATGKIQRFQLRKAYQ, from the coding sequence ATGTTGGGACCATCGGCGCATACGGATCACTTTACCCGCGATAATCTTCCTCCGTTCGAGGAATGGCCTGAACTGCTGATGGAAAATTTCCAGTATCCGGAATGGCTGAATGCTGCCGTGGAACTGACGGATGCCATGGTCGCCAAGGGCTTCGGCGATAACACGGCGCTGATCGGCAATGGCCGCCGCCGGACCTATAAGGAACTGACCGACTGGACCAACCGCATCGCCCATGCGCTGGTCGAAAATTATGGTGTTGAGCCGGGTAATCGCGTGCTTATCCGCTCCGCCAACAACCCAGCTATGGTCGCCTGCTGGCTGGCCGCAACCAAGGTCGGCGCTGTCGTCGTCAACACAATGCCGATGCTGCGGGTGGGGGAACTTACCCAGATCGTCGATAAGGCTGAAATCTCGTTGGCGCTGTGCGATACGCGCCTGCTTGAAGATATGGAAAGCTGTGCCAAATCCAGCAAGTTTCTGAAAAAAGTCGTCGGTTTTGACGGAACCGCCAATCACGAGGCCGAACTGGACCGGATTGCGCTCGACAAGCCAGTTCGTTTTGAAGCTGTGAAAACCGGCCGCGATGACGTTGCGTTGCTGGGCTTTACCTCAGGCACCACGGGTGAGCCCAAGGCAACGATGCATTTTCACCGCGATCTGCTGATCATCGCGGATGGCTATGCCAAGGAAGTGCTGGGTGTTCGCCCGGATGATATTTTCGTCGGTTCCCCGCCGCTGGCCTTCACCTTTGGTCTGGGTGGTCTTGCGATTTTCCCCCTGCGCTTTGGTGCTGCAGCCACTTTGCTCGAACAGGCAACGCCGCCCAAAATGATCGATATTATCGAGACCTATAAGGCAACGATCAGCTTTACCGCACCGACCGCTTACCGCGTCATGTTGCAGGCGATGAATGAGGGTGCTGACCTTTCATCCCTTCGCATCGCGGTTTCGGCGGGTGAGACATTGCCAGCACCCATCTATGAAGCGTGGATGCAGAAGACCGGCAAGCCGCTGCTTGACGGCATCGGCGCAACGGAAATGCTGCATATCTTTATCAGTAACCGGCTGGAGGATTCAGGGCCGGGTAAAACCGGCAAACCTGTTAGTGGATATCAGGCTGTGATTGTCGATGAAGAGATGAAAGAAGTGCCGCACGGCGAAATTGGCCGGCTTGCGGTGCGCGGGCCGATCGGCTGCCGCTATCTCGCCGACAAGCGCCAGAAGAATTATGTGCGCGATGGCTGGAACCTCACCGGCGATTCCTTCTTTCAGGACGAGGATGGCTATTTCCATTTTGCTGCCCGCTCCGACGATATGATCATCTCGGCTGGCTACAATATTGCCGGGCCGGAAGTGGAAGCGGCATTGCTCGCACATCCCGATGTCAGCGAATGCGCTGTTATCGGTGCGCCCGATGAAACCCGTGGCCAGATTGTTCAGGCGCATGTGGTTCTGCGGGCCGATGTGGCAGCGACGGATGAAACGGTCAAGCGGTTGCAGGATCATGTCAAACAGGTCATAGCGCCCTACAAATATCCACGCTCTATCAAGTTTCTCGATGCGCTACCCAAGACGGCCACCGGGAAAATCCAGCGCTTCCAGTTGCGCAAGGCATATCAGTAA
- a CDS encoding RidA family protein: MAEIIHPQGWPAAKGYANGMAAEGKVIFVGGQIGWTKDQIFETDDFVEQAEQAMRNIVDVLASAGAQTTDLVRLTWFITDKKTYVAEQKRLGEAYRRVFGRHFPAMTLVQVVALLEDRALVEIEATAVIPARS, translated from the coding sequence ATGGCAGAGATCATACATCCGCAGGGCTGGCCAGCGGCAAAAGGTTATGCAAACGGCATGGCAGCCGAAGGCAAGGTTATCTTTGTCGGCGGGCAGATCGGTTGGACCAAGGACCAGATTTTTGAGACCGATGATTTTGTTGAACAGGCTGAACAGGCCATGCGCAATATTGTCGATGTGCTTGCAAGCGCCGGTGCGCAGACGACCGATCTAGTGCGGCTCACATGGTTTATCACTGACAAAAAGACCTATGTGGCCGAGCAGAAGCGGCTGGGCGAAGCCTATCGCCGGGTTTTCGGACGACATTTTCCAGCAATGACACTGGTGCAGGTTGTTGCCCTGCTTGAGGACCGCGCTTTGGTTGAGATCGAGGCAACTGCGGTCATTCCTGCCCGCTCATAG
- a CDS encoding GAF domain-containing protein, with product MTQEDIATALAEFDADIANDTSADGPWQALQVLSQKIIGAKLFTIMTVDMKNELARREYTSDAKSYPVSGTKPIHYDRWFDTVHKDRQSFVANTIADIATVFSDHETIWALGCGSVINIPVVIAGELLGTVNCLDVEHHYTPERVELSKLLAIPAKLAFLAASKAA from the coding sequence ATGACACAGGAAGACATAGCAACCGCTTTGGCCGAATTTGACGCTGATATCGCCAATGACACAAGCGCCGACGGCCCATGGCAGGCATTGCAGGTGCTGTCGCAAAAGATCATTGGCGCCAAACTGTTCACCATCATGACCGTCGACATGAAGAATGAACTGGCGCGCCGCGAATACACTTCTGATGCCAAGAGCTACCCGGTATCCGGCACCAAGCCGATCCATTATGACCGCTGGTTCGATACGGTGCACAAGGATCGCCAGTCCTTCGTTGCCAATACCATTGCCGACATTGCGACAGTGTTTTCAGATCATGAAACAATCTGGGCGCTCGGCTGCGGTTCTGTGATCAATATTCCCGTGGTCATTGCGGGCGAACTGCTCGGCACCGTCAATTGCCTCGATGTCGAGCATCACTATACGCCCGAGCGCGTGGAGCTTTCCAAGCTGCTGGCAATCCCCGCCAAGCTGGCATTCCTTGCTGCCAGCAAGGCAGCGTAA
- a CDS encoding ABC transporter ATP-binding protein, producing the protein MIALALNNLDISYGETQITHSISLDISEGESFALVGESGSGKSTVLKAVAGLAPQWTGSITAFGQPRSHGIDQHFARHCQMVFQDPYGSLHPRKTVDAILSEPLAIHGIGSQNNRVEDILIAVGLDRKFRFRYPHQLSGGQRQRVAIARALMLEPKLLLLDEPTSALDVSVQAEILNLLKRLRREQNLTFLMVTHNLPVVSFLCDRLAVMRHGRIVEIADVAELKRGALKETYSRELMEISVAHTG; encoded by the coding sequence ATGATCGCACTCGCATTGAATAATCTCGACATTTCCTATGGCGAGACGCAGATCACCCACAGTATCAGCCTCGATATCAGCGAGGGCGAAAGCTTTGCTCTGGTCGGTGAAAGCGGCTCGGGTAAATCAACGGTTCTCAAAGCCGTTGCCGGTCTTGCGCCGCAATGGACGGGATCAATCACCGCCTTCGGCCAGCCGCGCAGCCATGGCATTGATCAGCATTTTGCCAGGCATTGCCAGATGGTGTTTCAGGACCCCTATGGTTCCCTGCATCCGCGCAAGACCGTCGATGCCATCTTAAGCGAGCCGCTGGCGATCCATGGCATCGGCAGTCAGAACAACCGTGTTGAGGACATTCTTATCGCCGTTGGGCTCGACCGGAAATTCCGCTTCCGCTATCCGCACCAGCTGTCTGGCGGCCAGCGTCAGCGCGTTGCCATTGCCCGTGCCCTGATGCTTGAACCCAAGCTATTGCTGCTGGATGAGCCAACCTCGGCGCTCGATGTTTCAGTACAGGCGGAAATTCTCAATCTGCTCAAACGCCTTCGCCGCGAACAGAACCTCACCTTCCTCATGGTGACGCACAACCTGCCCGTCGTATCGTTTCTCTGCGACCGGTTGGCTGTCATGCGCCATGGGCGGATTGTCGAAATAGCCGACGTGGCTGAACTGAAGCGCGGTGCGCTGAAAGAAACCTACTCGCGTGAACTGATGGAAATCAGTGTCGCACATACGGGTTGA
- a CDS encoding ABC transporter ATP-binding protein, protein MSTPLLEIDNLRVTFPTPKGPIDVVRGISFTLGRERLGIVGESGSGKSMTGRAILKLIRAPGRVSADTFRFDGIDLNTQSEKAMRSIRGARISMVMQDPKFSLNPVMTVGEQIAEALQTHKRLPRRETQQRVHSMLEAVRIADPERVATLYPHEISGGMGQRVMIAMMLIPEPDLLIADEPTSALDVSVQAQVLDIIDEQVKRKGMGLIFISHDLNLVSSYCDRILVMNTGKIVEECKAGELRSATHPYTRGLIAAIPRLDETRDELPVLDRNAWVAK, encoded by the coding sequence TTGAGTACTCCCCTGCTTGAGATCGACAATCTGCGCGTTACCTTTCCCACGCCGAAAGGCCCGATTGATGTGGTGCGCGGTATCTCCTTCACCCTTGGCCGCGAGCGGCTCGGCATTGTCGGCGAAAGCGGATCAGGCAAATCGATGACTGGCCGCGCCATCCTCAAACTCATCCGCGCACCGGGCAGGGTCAGCGCCGACACATTCCGCTTTGACGGTATCGATCTGAACACCCAGTCGGAGAAGGCGATGCGCAGTATCCGCGGCGCGCGCATCTCCATGGTGATGCAGGACCCGAAATTCTCGCTCAACCCTGTTATGACAGTCGGTGAGCAGATTGCCGAAGCCCTGCAAACCCACAAACGCCTGCCACGCCGGGAAACCCAACAGCGGGTGCATTCCATGCTGGAGGCGGTGCGCATCGCCGATCCGGAACGTGTCGCCACGCTCTATCCGCATGAAATATCCGGCGGCATGGGCCAGCGCGTTATGATCGCAATGATGCTGATCCCGGAGCCTGATCTGCTGATTGCCGATGAACCGACCTCCGCGCTTGATGTTTCGGTGCAGGCGCAGGTGCTTGATATCATTGATGAACAGGTCAAGCGCAAAGGCATGGGGCTGATCTTCATCAGCCATGACCTCAACCTTGTTTCGAGCTATTGCGACCGTATTCTGGTGATGAATACCGGCAAAATCGTTGAGGAATGCAAGGCGGGTGAGCTACGCAGCGCCACGCATCCTTATACGCGTGGGCTGATTGCGGCCATTCCCAGACTGGACGAAACCCGCGACGAGCTGCCTGTTCTCGACCGCAATGCATGGGTGGCAAAATGA